In the Candidatus Cloacimonas acidaminovorans str. Evry genome, one interval contains:
- a CDS encoding DNA methyltransferase produces the protein MKFNDSSQLTIPIREEMPKFNSVVILNQEKLIEVLEEIEKIDNVNLMKNRILALKAIINNYNNDREGLLNIDSNGETISLRRDILFSELNQILESQTLERAQYYLKRLKNGIKEEKTSKINDINLHRWKEYDDILTDSLWLFDKRNTSGAHLGWYWGNFIPQIPHQMMLRYTKKDDWVLDTFLGSGTTLIESKRLGRNGIGIELNAEVANKAEKLIQMEANKYDVISNVIIGDSRTIDLKPTLQKYNINKFQLLIMHPPYHDIIRFSKDDKNDLSNTETTEEFLEMFKAVVNNVTSYLEKGRYLVLVIGDKYSKGEWIPLGFYCMQEVLNSGYLLKSIIVKNFEETRAKRNQQELWRYRALVGGFYVFKHEYIMLFKKK, from the coding sequence ATGAAATTCAATGATTCAAGTCAATTGACAATACCTATTAGGGAAGAAATGCCGAAATTTAATAGTGTAGTAATATTAAATCAGGAAAAGTTGATAGAGGTTTTGGAAGAGATTGAAAAAATAGATAATGTGAACTTGATGAAAAACAGAATTCTCGCGTTAAAAGCTATTATCAATAATTATAATAATGATAGAGAAGGATTACTAAATATAGATTCCAACGGAGAGACAATTTCCCTACGCAGGGATATTTTGTTTTCAGAATTAAATCAAATCTTAGAATCCCAAACCCTGGAAAGAGCACAGTATTACCTTAAACGTCTAAAAAATGGGATAAAAGAAGAAAAAACAAGTAAGATAAATGATATTAATCTTCACAGATGGAAAGAGTATGACGATATTTTAACCGACAGTTTATGGTTATTTGATAAAAGAAACACCTCTGGTGCACATTTAGGATGGTATTGGGGTAATTTTATTCCTCAAATTCCACATCAGATGATGTTAAGATATACAAAGAAAGACGACTGGGTGTTAGATACTTTCTTGGGAAGCGGAACAACATTAATTGAAAGTAAGAGATTGGGAAGGAATGGAATAGGAATAGAATTAAATGCTGAAGTAGCAAATAAAGCCGAAAAACTAATCCAAATGGAAGCTAATAAATATGATGTGATAAGCAATGTTATTATTGGGGATAGCAGAACTATAGACCTGAAACCAACTTTACAAAAATACAATATCAATAAATTTCAACTGCTTATTATGCATCCACCCTATCATGATATTATCCGGTTTTCTAAAGACGATAAAAATGATCTTTCTAATACGGAAACCACAGAGGAATTTTTAGAAATGTTTAAGGCAGTTGTAAATAATGTAACATCTTATCTGGAAAAAGGGCGCTATTTAGTTTTGGTTATTGGAGATAAATATTCCAAAGGTGAATGGATTCCTTTAGGTTTTTATTGTATGCAGGAGGTCTTAAATAGTGGTTATCTGTTAAAAAGTATCATTGTGAAAAATTTTGAGGAAACCAGAGCTAAAAGAAATCAACAGGAGCTTTGGCGTTATAGAGCACTGGTCGGCGGTTTCTATGTTTTTAAGCATGAATATATTATGCTTTTTAAGAAAAAATAG
- the rpmE gene encoding 50S ribosomal protein L31, whose protein sequence is MKKGIHPKYELVTVTCACGNTFQTRSTKDKLQVEICNVCHPFYTGKQKIVDTAGRVEKFNKKYNLKQEN, encoded by the coding sequence ATGAAGAAAGGAATTCATCCCAAATATGAACTGGTAACAGTTACCTGTGCTTGTGGAAATACATTTCAAACCCGGAGCACAAAAGATAAATTGCAGGTAGAAATTTGCAATGTATGCCATCCCTTTTACACAGGAAAACAGAAGATAGTTGATACTGCCGGAAGAGTAGAGAAATTCAACAAAAAATATAACCTTAAACAAGAGAATTAG
- the prfA gene encoding peptide chain release factor 1 translates to MLPQEKLQILENELKEMQEQISDPAVINDAQKYRDCLRRFKELREINAAWKHYQTLKKHIEEVNALEKTENDPEMLDLIKDEERSLQQQLEQTELKLKDLLIPADPNDAKNAIVEIRAGTGGEEAALFAADLFRMYSYYAEMKGWKLEVISMNQTELGGYKEIIFQLSGKDVYSYMRFESGVHRVQRIPVTESSGRIHTSAVTVAVLPEAEDIDIDIQESDLRIDVYRSTGHGGQSVNTTDSAVRITHLPTGIVVTCQDEKSQIKNKAKALKVLRSRLLDEEISRQEQEIAKARKAQVSTGDRSAKIRTYNFPQSRVTDHRINLTSYNLDSFLAGNIEEFIQALRLAWRNEKVNT, encoded by the coding sequence TTGCTTCCCCAAGAAAAATTACAAATCCTGGAAAATGAACTAAAGGAAATGCAGGAACAAATAAGCGATCCTGCTGTTATTAACGATGCCCAAAAATATCGCGACTGCCTGCGGCGCTTTAAGGAATTAAGAGAAATTAATGCTGCCTGGAAACATTATCAAACCCTAAAAAAGCATATTGAAGAAGTTAATGCCCTGGAAAAAACGGAAAATGATCCAGAAATGCTTGATTTGATAAAAGATGAAGAGCGTTCTTTGCAACAACAGCTGGAACAGACAGAACTGAAACTAAAGGATTTGCTTATTCCTGCTGACCCTAATGATGCTAAAAATGCCATAGTAGAAATTCGTGCCGGAACAGGTGGCGAAGAAGCAGCTCTTTTTGCTGCCGATTTATTCAGAATGTATAGTTACTATGCAGAGATGAAGGGTTGGAAATTGGAAGTAATTTCTATGAACCAAACGGAACTCGGTGGCTATAAAGAAATCATTTTTCAGCTAAGCGGTAAAGATGTATATTCTTATATGCGCTTTGAAAGCGGTGTCCATAGAGTGCAAAGAATTCCTGTAACCGAATCCTCAGGCAGAATTCATACTTCTGCCGTTACTGTTGCTGTTTTGCCTGAAGCGGAAGATATAGATATAGACATTCAGGAAAGTGATTTACGCATAGATGTTTACAGAAGTACGGGACATGGCGGTCAAAGTGTAAATACAACCGATTCCGCAGTTAGAATTACCCATTTACCTACAGGAATTGTTGTTACCTGCCAGGATGAAAAATCCCAAATTAAAAACAAAGCCAAAGCACTGAAGGTTTTACGCAGTCGCTTATTGGATGAGGAAATCAGCCGCCAGGAACAGGAAATTGCCAAAGCAAGAAAGGCACAGGTCTCTACAGGTGATCGCAGTGCCAAAATCAGAACTTACAATTTTCCCCAATCAAGAGTTACAGATCATAGAATAAACTTGACAAGTTATAATCTGGATTCCTTTTTGGCAGGAAACATAGAGGAGTTTATTCAAGCATTACGACTTGCCTGGAGAAACGAAAAGGTGAACACATAA
- a CDS encoding DUF1385 domain-containing protein, which yields MQEKKEINVGGQAVIEGVMMRGPDKLATAIRRKDGSIELLKTPFISITQKKKFLGLPIIRGFVSLIEMMIIGIKTLTFSANRFELDLLAEEESEGKKTKERSKTAENTANIVSYIIAFGLAFLLFGWLPYKLADWMHLSRKDILFNLFAGAIRIVFFVLYVYLISLMKDIKRLFRYHGAEHKNVNAYEHNCPLIIEKIQDWSTIHPRCGTSFIFFVLLISILIFSLVDTLVSAYILHTPVPVYLRLAYHILLLPLVSGVSYEVLKYSGKNLNHPIVKLLTVPGMALQHITTQPPDNDMIEIGLVAMKAALDMDLSEHKVKIIEE from the coding sequence ATGCAGGAAAAGAAAGAAATCAATGTTGGCGGTCAAGCTGTAATTGAAGGCGTGATGATGCGCGGTCCGGATAAATTAGCAACAGCTATTCGCAGAAAAGATGGCAGTATTGAATTATTAAAAACCCCTTTTATCAGCATCACACAGAAGAAGAAATTTCTGGGTCTGCCTATAATTCGTGGTTTTGTTTCGCTGATTGAGATGATGATAATTGGCATAAAGACCCTCACCTTTTCTGCCAATCGTTTTGAACTTGATTTACTAGCAGAAGAGGAAAGCGAAGGCAAAAAAACAAAAGAAAGAAGTAAAACGGCAGAAAATACAGCAAACATAGTTAGTTATATAATTGCCTTCGGTTTAGCTTTTCTGCTTTTTGGCTGGCTGCCTTATAAACTTGCGGATTGGATGCATCTTTCTCGCAAAGATATTCTATTTAATCTTTTTGCCGGAGCTATTAGAATTGTCTTTTTTGTGCTCTATGTATATCTGATTTCTCTAATGAAAGATATCAAGCGGCTTTTCCGTTATCATGGTGCTGAACATAAAAATGTGAATGCTTATGAACATAATTGTCCCTTGATAATTGAAAAAATACAGGACTGGTCAACAATTCATCCTCGCTGTGGCACAAGTTTCATCTTTTTTGTGCTCTTGATCAGTATTCTTATTTTTTCTCTTGTGGATACATTGGTTTCAGCGTACATTTTACATACTCCTGTTCCGGTTTATTTGCGCTTGGCATATCATATTTTGCTTTTGCCTCTTGTTTCAGGTGTATCTTATGAAGTGCTGAAATATTCCGGTAAGAATTTAAACCACCCTATTGTAAAACTTTTAACTGTTCCCGGAATGGCTTTACAACATATAACTACTCAGCCACCCGATAATGATATGATAGAAATTGGTTTGGTAGCTATGAAAGCTGCTTTGGATATGGATTTAAGTGAACATAAGGTAAAAATTATAGAGGAATAA
- a CDS encoding amidohydrolase family protein, whose translation MKLLKSVSLPTSSTALKTVNVLFEDKIIKLSTDEIEVEEDVQIIDAKGLLMLPGGIDPHTHILAKNTDSATDLAKITKIALEGGWTTLAELSYHTQSPVFNNSALKKKIALVNANSFTSLALWGHIDIGDYPYHAESAQEIWNKGVVGIALAVPSPNPAIPDITFTEIMDLFFDIYESDTSFAFQGYDYKNYQEFSPTAQLEAIKKILRRMQENPIHIPRISSYPTIEFINSVSKRSDISFATCISDLMALYNPDVFSTPFRCDYADFADLLFDLLRSNKIYLLSNCVAPPVKNPNYCELFQGCNPELMNYSYLWVLSEIWKKRKVPLATCLKMTSENAAKRLGIYPEKGSLDPGSDADFVLYDPEATTIVKGNKGNDIELSGSFKAIYLKGNQVAGKDFATIQQGSFLARSTNPKRRHNNSSWI comes from the coding sequence ATGAAATTACTTAAATCCGTTTCCCTACCCACTTCTTCAACAGCCCTGAAAACAGTGAATGTGCTGTTTGAAGATAAAATTATCAAGCTCTCCACTGATGAGATTGAAGTGGAAGAAGATGTCCAAATAATTGATGCCAAGGGTTTACTAATGCTCCCTGGTGGAATTGATCCCCATACCCATATTTTAGCCAAAAATACTGATTCGGCAACTGACTTGGCTAAAATAACTAAAATTGCTTTAGAAGGCGGTTGGACTACCCTCGCTGAACTTAGCTATCATACTCAAAGCCCTGTTTTTAACAATTCTGCTCTCAAAAAGAAGATTGCTTTGGTAAATGCCAATTCTTTTACTTCTCTGGCTCTTTGGGGTCATATTGATATTGGTGATTATCCTTATCACGCAGAATCCGCTCAGGAAATTTGGAACAAAGGAGTTGTAGGCATTGCTTTAGCTGTTCCTTCTCCCAATCCTGCCATTCCCGATATAACTTTCACGGAAATAATGGATTTGTTTTTTGATATCTATGAAAGTGATACCTCCTTTGCCTTTCAGGGTTATGACTACAAAAATTATCAGGAATTCAGTCCCACTGCTCAATTGGAAGCAATCAAAAAAATCTTACGCAGAATGCAGGAAAATCCTATTCATATTCCCAGAATATCTTCCTATCCCACAATTGAATTTATTAATAGCGTTTCCAAAAGAAGCGATATTTCTTTTGCCACTTGTATTTCTGATCTGATGGCTCTTTATAATCCTGATGTCTTCAGCACTCCCTTCCGGTGTGACTATGCTGATTTTGCCGATTTACTTTTTGACCTTCTGCGCTCCAATAAAATTTACCTGCTTTCCAATTGCGTTGCTCCTCCAGTAAAAAATCCCAATTACTGCGAACTCTTCCAGGGTTGCAATCCGGAACTAATGAATTATTCATACCTTTGGGTGCTTTCCGAAATCTGGAAAAAAAGAAAAGTTCCGCTTGCCACCTGTCTTAAAATGACCAGCGAAAATGCCGCTAAACGTTTAGGTATCTATCCGGAAAAGGGCTCCTTAGACCCTGGCTCGGATGCCGATTTTGTCCTCTACGACCCTGAAGCTACAACCATAGTAAAAGGTAATAAAGGTAATGATATTGAACTCTCCGGTTCCTTTAAAGCAATTTACTTAAAAGGAAATCAAGTTGCCGGAAAGGATTTTGCAACAATTCAGCAGGGTTCTTTTTTAGCCCGCAGCACTAATCCCAAACGCAGGCATAATAATTCTTCCTGGATTTAG
- a CDS encoding hemolysin family protein, translated as MSVVQIVLILLVLLFFLLLSFLFAGLETGMLSIDQIKLEQEAKKSKSKAAILQFVRQPDRFLGTTLIGNNISNVIMASLSTYLVNRLFAPVFDARYTSLVVGIVVLIFGEIAPKAIFRDNAETLVPLLFPFLQFFYYLLKPFVMVVTWLNNFLRKLLKLEEGYQYDYLTKDDLSFLLSQAANAETEDNQMEMIEDALDFTELDAGNVMVPRTEIVAIQEKTPLSEAINIVRKEGFTRYPVYRNNIDDIIGILIIFDILKKDCTPDMIAGDIIHEPLFVPENMDLDVLLKEMQTKQRSMAIVVDSFGGTAGIVTMEDILEEIVGDIEDEYDIDEDEHSVQQVGPNTWLVAADTEIDRLADDYGIELPEGDYETIAGLILDRLERIPHQGQVINIPPYKIQILQATAKQIIKVKIHKTSKIEV; from the coding sequence ATGTCTGTGGTTCAGATTGTTCTGATCCTGTTGGTGTTACTTTTCTTTTTATTGCTCAGCTTTTTATTTGCCGGTTTGGAAACAGGAATGCTTTCTATAGACCAGATAAAATTAGAGCAGGAAGCGAAAAAAAGTAAAAGTAAAGCAGCCATTCTGCAGTTTGTCCGTCAACCGGATAGATTTTTAGGGACAACGCTAATCGGCAATAACATTTCCAATGTGATTATGGCATCGCTTTCCACCTATTTAGTTAATCGTCTTTTTGCTCCCGTTTTTGATGCGCGTTACACTTCTCTGGTGGTGGGCATAGTTGTGTTGATTTTTGGTGAAATTGCTCCTAAAGCAATTTTTCGGGATAATGCCGAAACCCTTGTTCCCCTATTATTTCCCTTTTTGCAATTCTTCTATTATTTGCTTAAGCCATTTGTAATGGTTGTTACCTGGTTGAATAACTTTCTGCGTAAATTGTTGAAACTGGAAGAGGGTTATCAATATGACTATTTAACTAAGGATGACCTTTCCTTTTTGCTTTCTCAGGCAGCTAATGCTGAAACGGAAGATAACCAAATGGAAATGATTGAAGACGCTTTGGATTTTACTGAACTGGATGCAGGAAATGTTATGGTTCCGCGCACGGAAATTGTTGCCATTCAAGAAAAAACTCCTCTTTCGGAAGCTATCAATATTGTAAGGAAAGAAGGTTTTACCCGCTATCCTGTTTATCGGAATAACATTGATGATATAATAGGGATTTTAATTATCTTTGATATCTTGAAAAAGGATTGCACTCCGGATATGATTGCTGGAGATATTATTCACGAACCGCTTTTTGTTCCTGAAAATATGGATTTGGATGTTCTTTTAAAAGAAATGCAAACCAAGCAACGCAGTATGGCTATTGTAGTTGATTCCTTCGGGGGAACGGCAGGAATTGTAACGATGGAAGATATTTTAGAAGAAATTGTAGGTGATATAGAAGATGAGTACGATATAGATGAAGATGAACATTCTGTCCAGCAAGTTGGTCCCAATACTTGGCTGGTAGCTGCTGATACGGAAATTGATAGATTAGCGGATGATTATGGCATTGAATTGCCTGAAGGTGACTATGAAACAATAGCAGGTTTGATTTTAGACCGCCTGGAAAGAATTCCTCATCAGGGTCAGGTTATTAATATTCCACCGTATAAAATACAAATTTTGCAGGCAACTGCAAAGCAGATTATTAAGGTTAAAATACATAAAACGAGTAAGATAGAGGTTTAA
- a CDS encoding MlaD family protein: protein MIDKIKHSRKIVFAFISIPVLLLLLAMVFIAIRQNLLEKKYVYYSTLANAMGISTQTPVLYKGFEVGRVRDFSLMEDGNIGLEFYILNRYKNIMVTGSILARNTNPITGKTTLEFIQNPNSREHLQDKSTILSSDFPEGKKQLKLIAPQTSDPISLILANLAQLSSSLNEDYNADKGSIPRFLVNLADASEKANASMNKVEEITTELSILTANLNQDNNPESGVLLRTLNNLAELSQGLNNRMNELEFILASAQTAIDNYKKPDSLLIKLLDPMQDKILQPLSETLNNLESATAELAKILATVNNPELRLLLSNLNDSLAKARKTLEGLNNNPLLRKGISPSAEQNMPSPKYIHQVPNVP, encoded by the coding sequence ATGATAGATAAGATCAAACACAGCCGAAAGATTGTTTTTGCCTTTATTAGCATACCAGTTTTATTATTGTTGCTGGCAATGGTTTTTATTGCTATCAGGCAAAACCTTCTGGAAAAGAAATATGTATATTACAGCACTTTGGCAAATGCAATGGGAATTTCTACTCAAACTCCAGTATTATACAAGGGCTTTGAGGTAGGAAGAGTGCGTGATTTTTCGCTTATGGAAGATGGCAATATCGGGCTGGAGTTTTATATTCTTAATCGCTATAAAAATATAATGGTTACCGGTTCCATTTTAGCACGAAATACAAATCCGATAACCGGAAAGACCACTTTGGAATTTATTCAAAATCCCAATTCCAGGGAGCACTTACAGGATAAAAGTACTATACTTTCTTCCGATTTTCCGGAGGGTAAAAAACAGTTAAAATTGATAGCTCCTCAAACCAGTGATCCGATTTCCCTTATTTTGGCTAATTTGGCTCAGCTTTCTTCATCTCTCAATGAGGATTACAATGCCGATAAAGGTTCCATTCCCCGTTTTCTGGTAAATTTGGCAGATGCTTCGGAAAAAGCAAATGCCAGTATGAATAAAGTTGAAGAAATAACTACAGAGCTTTCAATTTTAACCGCCAACCTAAATCAGGATAACAATCCCGAAAGTGGTGTTTTGCTTAGAACTTTGAATAATCTGGCAGAACTCTCTCAAGGATTGAATAACCGCATGAATGAACTGGAATTTATTTTAGCGAGTGCTCAAACTGCTATTGATAATTATAAAAAACCCGATTCTCTGTTGATAAAATTGCTTGATCCCATGCAGGATAAAATTTTACAGCCCCTTTCGGAAACCTTGAATAATCTGGAATCCGCTACTGCTGAACTGGCAAAAATTCTGGCTACAGTAAATAATCCTGAATTGCGTTTACTTTTAAGCAATTTGAATGACAGTTTGGCTAAAGCCCGTAAGACCTTGGAAGGACTTAATAACAATCCTCTTTTGCGGAAAGGGATTAGTCCTTCTGCTGAACAAAATATGCCTTCACCAAAATATATACATCAGGTTCCCAATGTGCCGTAA
- a CDS encoding M14 family zinc carboxypeptidase, protein MKIAMKIIICIMLFLPALISATLPTCYYTYAKIYALLQSHQQSHPDIAKLYIIGYSQQDHIPIYAIRISDNVEIDEYEPALLFVGQVHAEEVLGVQTTMANIAEILTYRYQQPYAQWISQLDLWFIPTLNPEGHNVVTENLDVSYRKNKRDNNNNGIFDFDPITGGDIDGVDINRNFAFNWVHGDTLYCPVGDETYDYYRGPAPMSESEIIGFQQLCEQRKFIYAVCWHSSRTGNLSEKVYYPFNWKYVRPSPDLNFAASIATGFASQIIKQSGTGTYEAYPNLSRQGAFHDWLYQQYGTIALLVECGTSDIQPDSTVMVGTIQRCSNGVRWLINRALMFSSAVPSSSMLTGTVTAAGIPTEAEIIIQQHNAPWFRPRTSFPQNGKFYRPLASGSYTVIARKKGYYDKIINNQIVNNGSWTNIQINLEPKPPATLRIGVRCGSEPVSARVIIGDIFPDTLFVNGFANLNTYAGDYPMQIYALGYTPYIGTVNLTEGHNHLEFNLSPATIVFSEDWENGSFDWEIEGPWKVQNQIAASGYAITDSIGGYGFYAINCNVWIKTINPVLIPATNQTWLIFDSHLYTEWNYDPCRVEISPDGNNWQEIWLKSGQWDSFRKEFVSLSDFAGQSIYLRFRLTDSSNDIDLTDPGWTLDNIMIVCGTATENSDLNNDLTPLTLLYKNYPNPFNPETTLSFTLAKNSRATLKIYNPKGQLVKTIVDTDLAKGDYRYVWNGKDNGGHPVASGVYLYSLVADGKTQTHKMLLLK, encoded by the coding sequence ATGAAGATAGCGATGAAGATAATAATATGCATTATGCTATTTTTGCCGGCATTGATAAGTGCAACCTTGCCTACTTGTTATTATACTTATGCCAAAATTTATGCTTTATTGCAAAGCCATCAGCAATCACATCCCGATATTGCTAAACTATATATCATTGGTTATTCGCAGCAAGATCATATTCCTATTTATGCTATTCGTATTTCCGATAATGTGGAAATTGATGAATACGAACCGGCTTTGCTATTTGTCGGACAAGTTCATGCGGAAGAGGTTTTGGGAGTTCAAACAACTATGGCTAATATTGCCGAAATATTAACTTATCGCTATCAGCAACCTTATGCTCAATGGATTTCGCAGCTTGACTTATGGTTTATTCCCACTCTCAATCCTGAAGGGCACAATGTAGTTACGGAAAATCTGGATGTTTCCTACCGTAAGAATAAACGGGATAACAATAACAACGGCATTTTTGATTTTGACCCGATAACCGGAGGTGATATAGACGGAGTGGATATAAATCGCAATTTTGCCTTCAATTGGGTGCATGGGGATACACTGTATTGTCCGGTTGGAGATGAGACCTATGATTATTATCGTGGTCCTGCCCCAATGAGTGAAAGTGAAATTATTGGCTTTCAACAGCTTTGTGAGCAAAGAAAATTCATTTATGCCGTTTGTTGGCATTCTTCCCGGACAGGCAATTTATCGGAAAAGGTCTATTATCCTTTTAACTGGAAATATGTTCGTCCCAGTCCCGACCTTAATTTTGCTGCTTCTATTGCTACCGGTTTTGCTTCTCAAATTATCAAACAAAGTGGCACTGGAACCTATGAGGCATATCCCAATTTGAGTCGTCAGGGTGCATTTCACGATTGGCTTTATCAGCAATATGGCACAATCGCTCTTTTAGTTGAATGTGGAACCAGCGATATTCAACCGGATTCAACTGTTATGGTAGGAACAATTCAGCGTTGCAGTAATGGAGTTCGCTGGTTGATAAACAGAGCTTTAATGTTTAGTTCGGCAGTTCCTTCTTCTTCAATGCTTACCGGAACCGTTACTGCAGCAGGAATACCAACAGAAGCGGAAATTATTATCCAGCAACATAATGCGCCTTGGTTTCGTCCCAGAACTTCTTTTCCCCAAAATGGAAAATTTTACCGTCCTTTAGCCAGTGGTTCTTACACCGTTATAGCTCGCAAAAAAGGGTATTACGACAAGATTATCAATAATCAAATAGTAAATAACGGCTCGTGGACAAATATCCAGATAAATTTGGAACCAAAACCTCCAGCTACTTTAAGAATAGGTGTTCGTTGCGGTTCTGAACCCGTTTCAGCGAGAGTTATTATCGGTGATATTTTCCCTGACACACTTTTTGTGAATGGTTTTGCTAACTTGAATACTTATGCTGGGGACTATCCAATGCAAATTTATGCTTTAGGTTACACTCCCTATATCGGAACTGTAAATCTTACAGAAGGTCATAATCATTTGGAGTTTAACCTCAGTCCTGCCACAATCGTTTTCAGTGAGGATTGGGAAAACGGAAGTTTTGATTGGGAAATAGAAGGACCCTGGAAAGTGCAAAATCAGATTGCCGCTTCAGGATATGCAATTACCGACAGCATTGGTGGTTATGGTTTTTATGCTATTAATTGCAATGTCTGGATTAAAACCATCAACCCGGTTCTGATTCCCGCTACGAATCAAACCTGGCTTATTTTCGATTCCCACCTTTATACAGAATGGAATTATGACCCCTGCAGAGTGGAAATTTCCCCGGATGGAAACAACTGGCAGGAAATTTGGCTCAAATCTGGACAGTGGGATAGCTTTAGAAAGGAATTTGTTTCCTTAAGTGATTTTGCCGGACAATCAATTTATCTTCGTTTCCGCTTAACCGATTCTTCCAATGATATTGACTTAACCGATCCGGGTTGGACACTGGATAATATTATGATTGTATGCGGAACTGCCACAGAAAATTCCGACCTCAATAATGATCTGACGCCGCTTACTTTGCTGTATAAAAATTACCCCAATCCTTTTAATCCGGAAACAACTCTCAGTTTCACTCTGGCAAAAAACAGCAGAGCAACCTTAAAAATCTACAATCCAAAAGGACAGCTGGTAAAAACCATAGTGGATACCGATTTGGCAAAAGGAGATTACCGCTATGTCTGGAACGGAAAAGATAATGGTGGACATCCTGTAGCCAGCGGAGTTTATCTCTATTCTTTAGTTGCAGATGGCAAAACCCAAACTCATAAAATGCTCCTTTTAAAGTAA
- a CDS encoding GNAT family N-acetyltransferase, with protein sequence MPIPFNMNRLKDTEIHYPQRFSNMLTKNYGLLFYNEGNKASQESNHAVILDLIGVESSLRDIEFFYKSKGIHPCIYPALTNKELEILTPLLEDHNFTLKIKQSDFFLHDHESSLRESEELKIERIHQLDIDIMETIAIEYGGDWTIKVVERHLTHPSYHFLGGYYQGELATMASVSIFAGYSRVDDVFTREKFRGKGFAGGMMHHLINYHRNISQNYLYLQSDLPSAIKIYEKAGFSRLPKDFQFWVAYKEHN encoded by the coding sequence ATGCCAATACCCTTTAATATGAACCGGTTGAAAGATACGGAAATTCATTATCCTCAGCGTTTTTCCAATATGTTAACCAAAAATTACGGACTTCTTTTCTACAATGAAGGAAACAAAGCATCTCAGGAAAGCAATCACGCCGTGATTTTAGATTTGATAGGGGTTGAGAGTTCTTTGAGGGATATAGAGTTTTTCTATAAAAGCAAAGGTATTCATCCCTGTATCTATCCTGCATTAACTAATAAAGAACTGGAGATTTTAACACCCCTGCTGGAAGATCATAATTTTACTCTGAAAATCAAGCAAAGCGATTTTTTCCTGCACGATCACGAAAGCAGTTTAAGGGAATCCGAAGAACTGAAAATTGAACGCATTCATCAACTGGACATTGATATTATGGAAACAATTGCCATAGAATATGGAGGTGACTGGACAATTAAGGTAGTGGAGCGTCATCTAACTCACCCTTCCTATCATTTTTTGGGAGGATATTATCAGGGTGAACTGGCAACAATGGCTTCAGTTAGTATCTTTGCCGGTTACAGCAGAGTTGATGATGTTTTCACCAGAGAAAAATTCAGAGGAAAGGGTTTTGCAGGAGGAATGATGCATCATTTAATAAATTACCATCGGAATATCTCACAGAACTATCTCTACCTGCAATCAGATCTTCCTTCCGCCATTAAGATATATGAAAAGGCAGGTTTTTCCCGTCTGCCTAAGGATTTTCAATTTTGGGTGGCTTATAAAGAACATAATTAG